AGGAGGTATATGAGGATTGTAAGATGTCTTGTTTCAAACCGCACGTCTTATGGCGTACTTGAGGAGAATGAAGATATTCATCTTTTATTGGAAGAGCCGTACAATGGTCTGAATTATATCTCGCAGCGCGTAAAGATGAGCGAGGTAAAATTATTATCCCCTGTTAAGCCATCAAAGATAGTGGCAATAGGTTTGAATTATAGAGAACATGCAAAGGAGTTTGGAAAGACCGTACCGGAAGAGCCGCTTATATTTTTAAAGCCTCCAAGTGCGGTCATAGGTAATGATGAAGAGATTATTTACCCCGAAATGTCAAAGCGGGTTGATTATGAGGGAGAGTTGGCTGTAGTAATAGGCAGGCAAGCTTTTAATGTTTCCGTTAAAAATGCGGCTGATTATATATTTGGATATACAATTATGAACGATGTTACGGCAAGGGATCTGCAGGCAAAAGATGTCCAATATACAAGGGCAAAGAGTTTTGATACTTTTGCTCCAATAGGTCCATGGGTAGAGACAGAATTAAATCCTCAAAGCCTATATATAAAAACTTATGTGAATGGAATATTACACCAGTCAGGGTACACATCAAATATGATTTTTTCGATCCCCTAT
The genomic region above belongs to Deltaproteobacteria bacterium and contains:
- a CDS encoding fumarylacetoacetate hydrolase family protein, coding for MRIVRCLVSNRTSYGVLEENEDIHLLLEEPYNGLNYISQRVKMSEVKLLSPVKPSKIVAIGLNYREHAKEFGKTVPEEPLIFLKPPSAVIGNDEEIIYPEMSKRVDYEGELAVVIGRQAFNVSVKNAADYIFGYTIMNDVTARDLQAKDVQYTRAKSFDTFAPIGPWVETELNPQSLYIKTYVNGILHQSGYTSNMIFSIPYLVSFVSNVMSLLPGDIISTGTPPGIGPIRKGDTVEVEVQGIGKLKNRLR